Sequence from the Deltaproteobacteria bacterium genome:
TGGCCATCGGCGACTTCATGATCCTGCGCATCGTGCGGGAGAGCGGCGGTTGCGCCGTGAGCGTGTCCGACGCCGAAATCCTGGAGGACGTGCGCGAGATCGGCGCCACCGAGGGCATCTTCGTGGCGCCGGAAAGCGCCGCCTGTCTGGCGGCCCTGCGCCGATTGCTGGAACAGGGCACGGTGGGCCGGGACGAGCGGGTGGTGCTGATGATCACCGGCTCCGGGCTCAAGTACCCGCACCTTTGGAGCGAGCCTTCTTGAAGACCCTCGTGGGCACCAGCGGCTACGCCTACAAGCCGTGGAAGGGCAAGTTCTATCCGGCGCGACTGCCGGACAAGGAGATGCTGCCGTTCTACGCCGAGCGTTTCGGCACGGTGGAGATCAACCATACCTTCTATCGCATGCCCGCGGACCCGGTGCTGGCGCGCTGGTGCGAGCAGGTGCCGGAGGACTTCTCCTTTTCCGTGAAGGCGTCCCGCGCCATCACCCACCACGCGCGCCTCAAGGAGGCCGCGGACGCGGTGGCGTTCCTGTTCCAGCGGCTGGAGACCCTGGGCTCCAGGCTTGGGCCGGTGCTGTTCCAGTTGCCGCCCAACATGCGGCTGGACCTGCCGCGCCTTCAGGCCTTCCTCGCCGTGCTGCCCCAGGGGCGCCCGGTGGCCATGGAGTTCCGCCACATCTCGTGGTTCGACGAGACGGTCTTCGAGACCCTGCGGGAGCGCGACGTGGCCCTGTGCGTGGCCGACGGCGAACTGAAGGAAGAGGCTCCGTTCGTGTCCACGGCGAGTTGGGGCTATCTTCGTCTGCGGGCCGTGGAATACACCGACGCGGCCATCGGCGCGTGGGCGGAGCGGGTGCGCGGGCAGGAATGGGCGCGGGCGTACGTGTTCTTCAAGCATGAGGACGAGGCCACGGGTCCGCGGCTGGCGCGGCGGTTCATCGAGATGATGGGAGAGCGACAGGGAAGGGGAACATGACATTGACAACCATCGAGAAATGGCCTGACGACGCGAAAGTGGCGGTCCTGGTGACGCCGATGTTCGAGACCTGGTCCGTGGGCAAGGCGCCGTCCTATTCGCCCATGTC
This genomic interval carries:
- a CDS encoding DUF72 domain-containing protein — protein: MKTLVGTSGYAYKPWKGKFYPARLPDKEMLPFYAERFGTVEINHTFYRMPADPVLARWCEQVPEDFSFSVKASRAITHHARLKEAADAVAFLFQRLETLGSRLGPVLFQLPPNMRLDLPRLQAFLAVLPQGRPVAMEFRHISWFDETVFETLRERDVALCVADGELKEEAPFVSTASWGYLRLRAVEYTDAAIGAWAERVRGQEWARAYVFFKHEDEATGPRLARRFIEMMGERQGRGT